Proteins encoded in a region of the Nostoc sp. MS1 genome:
- a CDS encoding ATP-binding protein, with amino-acid sequence MDLNRNRSDDINLLTQFKEYAVLHPQLARVDMLLMRAIREPAGFAHVLVYGPSGVGKTTMIRQIARRLNAPHTEDLALNDSSYRNGYTPQLPLLLIETRPPDSGVFNRTDYYRTALKLLNEPFYERRSIVDIDTSEAWEKKGRGRTSKTSQFNDSPELRHALEEAITKRGVRAVILDEAQHLMKIGTGSNAGKLLDQLDWIKSMTNVTGVLHILIGTYELLNFRNLSGQASRRGLDIHFPRYLYQNELDRLDFQAALLALLKQVPLDTNIPELMQHWLYFYEHSIGCLGVLKDWLIRAVAAALDDGNQALTLKQLHEHTLTLAQCERMAIEATEGEEKLSYMESRREHLWHLLQIGMGSTDVPTSAVPPETPLVGSEITSSKTESPPKTKRTRKKPNVTAPQEFTTTTANEIPVEPAPKKKQTRKKTTSTQTLEITETPLNDSSTDLQAITQDTQQQTDKSPQKKSGTRVGQRKPKRDTVGHESQSTT; translated from the coding sequence ATGGATTTAAACAGGAACAGGAGCGATGACATCAACTTACTTACTCAATTTAAGGAGTATGCAGTTTTACATCCACAGTTAGCACGGGTAGATATGCTGCTCATGCGTGCGATTCGAGAACCTGCTGGATTTGCTCATGTGTTGGTTTATGGGCCAAGTGGTGTGGGCAAGACGACGATGATACGGCAAATTGCCCGACGTTTAAATGCTCCTCACACTGAGGATTTAGCATTGAATGATTCAAGCTACCGCAACGGTTATACACCTCAATTACCTCTGTTGCTCATAGAGACACGTCCACCTGACAGTGGGGTGTTTAATCGAACTGACTATTACCGGACTGCTCTGAAGCTTTTGAATGAGCCATTCTACGAGCGTCGTAGCATTGTAGACATTGATACGTCGGAGGCATGGGAGAAAAAAGGGCGCGGGCGTACTAGCAAAACTTCCCAGTTTAATGATTCTCCAGAACTGCGCCACGCATTAGAAGAAGCGATAACCAAACGTGGTGTACGTGCGGTTATCCTCGATGAAGCACAACATTTAATGAAGATTGGGACTGGAAGTAATGCTGGCAAGCTGTTAGACCAGTTGGATTGGATTAAATCCATGACGAATGTTACGGGTGTTTTACACATCCTGATTGGTACTTACGAACTGTTAAATTTCCGCAATTTAAGTGGTCAAGCATCCCGGCGCGGTCTGGATATCCACTTTCCGCGCTATTTGTACCAAAATGAACTAGACCGTTTGGATTTTCAGGCAGCGTTATTGGCACTCCTCAAGCAAGTACCTCTTGATACTAATATTCCTGAATTAATGCAGCATTGGCTTTACTTCTATGAACATTCTATTGGCTGCCTTGGAGTACTAAAAGACTGGCTCATCAGAGCTGTGGCTGCGGCATTAGATGATGGAAATCAAGCTTTAACTTTAAAACAATTACACGAACATACCCTAACGCTAGCGCAGTGCGAACGCATGGCAATAGAAGCAACTGAAGGCGAAGAAAAACTGAGCTATATGGAGAGCCGCCGCGAACACTTATGGCATTTGCTACAAATAGGAATGGGTTCAACGGATGTACCGACTAGTGCAGTCCCTCCTGAAACTCCGTTGGTCGGTAGTGAAATCACTTCATCGAAAACAGAGTCACCACCTAAAACAAAGCGGACTCGGAAAAAGCCAAACGTAACTGCACCACAAGAATTTACGACCACAACAGCAAACGAGATCCCCGTAGAGCCAGCCCCGAAGAAAAAGCAGACTCGCAAGAAAACTACATCTACTCAAACGCTTGAAATTACTGAAACGCCACTTAATGATTCTAGTACTGACCTTCAGGCGATAACCCAGGACACGCAACAGCAAACAGATAAGAGTCCCCAGAAAAAGTCAGGCACACGGGTTGGACAACGTAAACCCAAGCGAGACACTG
- a CDS encoding TnsA endonuclease N-terminal domain-containing protein, with the protein MNKLEFEDWCRQQQLATHTIDLIAQIRKSPPSRRVQGRTKNVCGVYPSSKMGVTIQFESHTVELWAIYLMEHDPQVLEFYDQPPPFKIQYKNQAGRNIGHYHTPDFFVLRHDGACWEEWKTVKELEKLAQKYPGRYQKTTSGHWHCPPGEAHASQFGLKYCVRTDAELNPVFTQNLMFLSDYLGFKSNLTTDVHSTVLAYLEANPGITIAALLQELNDVCANDIYIMIATELVYVDLSAVPLVEHYRTRLWVSQQNHDAYTHASVVGVTTKNPTYSPTSLLPNTALMWDSALWTLVNYGETTTTLLPESGFPIQLPTAFFLQLFDSGTIKIHNGVTDATINETVRALMEAANPVHLKEANRKFNIVQAYFQRHTDIYQDINPRTLRRWVQQFREAEASYGCGYVGLLPRTHQQGNRQPKSPTDSSELLDKFIKEHFETPRQATGASVYRAYVRACTALNIQPLSNRTFYQRLKKRPTHEQTLKRQGAKAAYAKEPFVWELALNTRPHGNRPLEIVHIDHTELDIELRSQATGRLLGRPWLTLLTDAYSRRILAVYLTFDAPSYRSCMMGLRILVQRQGRFPSTLVVDGGKEFHSIYFDTLLARYHCTKKTRPGGKPRFGSVIERLFGTTNTEFIYNLLGNTQASKQPRQLTKTVDPKQLAVWNLGDLYTYLTQWAYSIYDSNHHDSLGASPGVVYTEGLSIAGERLHRRIAYNEEFLMATRPSTAKGQAKVQPGYGIKVNYLYYWSDAFRNPNVEKTLVPVRYDPFDMGVAYAYVDGRWVRCISQYYSTFVGRTEKEVLLAAQEIRQLNKRSATATNLNAKHLADFIANVQEHEALLLQRLRDLESKRLLDNLTSSNSSVPSVNQVQSTFAVLAQQSSDVASQHVPSRNVEPLDLSSLPILAEYK; encoded by the coding sequence ATGAACAAATTAGAGTTTGAAGATTGGTGTAGGCAACAGCAACTAGCAACCCACACCATTGATTTGATTGCACAGATCAGGAAATCCCCACCCTCACGTCGGGTACAAGGACGAACCAAAAATGTTTGTGGCGTGTACCCTAGTTCAAAAATGGGGGTCACAATTCAATTCGAGAGCCATACAGTGGAATTGTGGGCGATTTACCTAATGGAACATGACCCACAAGTTTTAGAGTTCTACGACCAGCCACCACCATTCAAAATCCAGTATAAAAATCAAGCAGGGCGTAATATCGGTCACTATCATACCCCTGACTTTTTTGTATTACGTCATGATGGTGCTTGCTGGGAAGAGTGGAAAACAGTTAAGGAACTAGAGAAATTAGCACAAAAATATCCTGGGCGTTATCAAAAAACAACATCCGGTCATTGGCATTGCCCACCAGGAGAAGCACACGCATCACAATTTGGTCTAAAATACTGCGTTCGTACTGATGCCGAATTGAATCCCGTCTTTACCCAGAACTTGATGTTTTTGTCAGATTACCTGGGATTTAAATCAAATTTGACAACAGATGTACATTCGACAGTTCTGGCTTACCTAGAAGCAAATCCAGGAATAACGATTGCAGCATTGCTACAAGAATTAAATGATGTATGTGCCAATGACATATACATCATGATTGCAACTGAGCTTGTGTACGTGGATTTGTCTGCTGTCCCCTTAGTTGAACATTACAGGACACGATTATGGGTAAGTCAACAAAATCATGACGCTTATACACACGCATCTGTTGTAGGAGTAACTACAAAGAACCCGACCTATAGTCCCACGTCACTGCTACCTAACACAGCCCTAATGTGGGATTCGGCGCTATGGACTTTAGTTAATTATGGCGAGACTACAACCACGCTATTACCAGAGTCAGGCTTCCCAATACAGTTGCCCACAGCATTTTTTCTCCAGTTATTCGACAGTGGCACCATTAAAATCCATAACGGAGTTACAGATGCAACTATAAATGAAACGGTACGGGCTTTAATGGAGGCGGCAAATCCTGTTCACTTAAAAGAAGCGAACCGAAAATTTAATATAGTACAAGCATATTTCCAGCGCCATACAGATATTTATCAAGACATCAACCCGCGTACCTTGCGTAGATGGGTACAACAGTTCCGTGAAGCAGAAGCGAGTTATGGTTGCGGTTATGTCGGGTTACTACCACGCACACATCAGCAAGGGAATCGTCAACCAAAATCGCCGACAGATTCAAGTGAATTATTAGATAAATTTATTAAAGAGCATTTTGAAACACCAAGACAAGCGACAGGCGCTTCAGTATATCGGGCGTATGTCAGAGCCTGTACAGCATTAAATATACAACCCCTTAGTAACCGCACTTTCTACCAGCGTTTAAAAAAACGCCCAACCCATGAGCAGACATTAAAGCGTCAGGGAGCAAAAGCCGCATACGCAAAAGAGCCTTTTGTCTGGGAACTAGCTTTAAATACACGTCCTCACGGAAACCGTCCTCTGGAGATAGTTCATATCGACCATACCGAACTTGATATTGAATTACGCTCACAAGCAACAGGTCGGTTACTGGGGCGACCTTGGCTAACATTACTGACTGATGCCTATTCCCGGCGAATATTGGCAGTTTATCTGACTTTTGATGCACCTTCTTACAGGTCTTGCATGATGGGGCTACGTATTTTAGTCCAACGCCAAGGTCGTTTTCCCTCAACACTTGTTGTTGATGGAGGCAAAGAATTCCACAGTATATACTTTGACACCTTGCTGGCACGTTACCACTGCACCAAGAAAACAAGACCTGGTGGCAAACCCCGCTTTGGGTCAGTAATTGAACGATTATTTGGGACGACAAATACTGAGTTTATCTATAACCTACTAGGTAACACCCAAGCAAGTAAACAGCCCCGCCAACTCACCAAAACTGTTGACCCAAAACAGTTAGCTGTATGGAATTTGGGAGATTTATATACTTACTTGACCCAGTGGGCTTACTCGATTTACGACTCAAATCATCACGACTCATTAGGTGCGTCTCCAGGCGTTGTTTATACCGAAGGGTTGTCAATTGCCGGAGAACGCTTACACCGAAGAATTGCTTATAACGAAGAGTTCCTTATGGCAACACGTCCTTCCACCGCCAAAGGTCAAGCGAAAGTTCAGCCGGGATATGGGATTAAAGTCAATTATCTCTACTATTGGAGTGATGCTTTCCGCAATCCCAATGTAGAAAAAACATTAGTACCAGTACGCTACGACCCTTTTGATATGGGAGTTGCTTACGCCTATGTTGATGGGCGCTGGGTGAGATGTATCTCTCAGTATTACAGTACTTTCGTCGGACGCACTGAAAAAGAAGTGTTGTTAGCGGCACAAGAAATTAGGCAATTGAACAAACGTAGCGCCACGGCGACGAATTTGAACGCCAAACATTTAGCTGACTTCATTGCCAATGTCCAAGAACACGAAGCCTTGTTGCTGCAAAGATTGCGTGATTTGGAAAGTAAACGCTTACTAGACAATTTAACGTCTAGTAATTCTTCTGTTCCATCAGTAAACCAAGTTCAATCAACGTTTGCTGTATTGGCACAACAGAGTTCAGATGTTGCATCGCAGCACGTACCATCTCGAAACGTTGAACCGTTGGATCTAAGTTCACTGCCAATATTAGCGGAATACAAATAG